From Candidatus Finniella inopinata, the proteins below share one genomic window:
- a CDS encoding plasmid pRiA4b ORF-3 family protein: MHRQEFPEIYQFRIYLKGISPLIWRRLLVKGSSSLSDLHYAIQISMGWGDYHLNRFIIWGKDYGVYHDGGINFSDNPKKVYLADFQFRINEKFVYEYDFSDGWEHEIRLEKIVPFDPKKTYPLCIGGRYVCPPEDCGGPLSFMKMKDHYSLWTIEEELKEAIEQYQEEEDWDSFQETAKELKDWYLVLYQPFNRNKINTQLRRYFDSQHKDQLTVEEVQDED; this comes from the coding sequence TACCTGAAAGGAATCAGCCCCTTAATATGGCGACGTCTTCTGGTGAAAGGTAGCAGCAGCCTCTCTGACCTTCATTATGCTATTCAAATTTCTATGGGGTGGGGAGATTACCATCTCAACCGATTCATTATTTGGGGCAAAGACTATGGCGTTTATCACGATGGAGGAATCAATTTTTCAGATAATCCAAAGAAGGTTTATTTGGCTGATTTTCAGTTTAGGATTAATGAAAAATTTGTTTACGAATACGATTTTTCTGATGGTTGGGAACATGAGATTCGCCTTGAAAAGATTGTGCCTTTCGATCCCAAAAAGACATACCCTCTTTGCATCGGAGGACGGTATGTCTGTCCTCCAGAAGACTGCGGCGGCCCCTTGTCTTTTATGAAAATGAAAGATCATTATTCTCTTTGGACGATTGAAGAGGAACTCAAGGAGGCCATAGAGCAATACCAAGAAGAGGAAGATTGGGATTCTTTTCAAGAAACCGCAAAGGAATTGAAAGATTGGTATTTGGTCCTTTATCAACCCTTCAACCGTAACAAAATTAATACCCAGCTGCGGCGTTATTTTGATAGCCAACATAAAGATCAATTAACCGTGGAGGAGGTTCAAGATGAAGATTAA
- a CDS encoding ISKra4 family transposase, whose product MKIKIQFVTDRDNQSITEDIICLERQELSAETLGLILMEAKKITAEIQKKMVYHQIKDFVSQNRFCSCCGTARSIKGYHPLVYRTLFGRLVLKSPRVLTCQCQPQSQPHYSFSPLCSVLTTHISPELSYLEAKWASLMSYGMSAKLLEEVLPLEAHPASIFTNLQKVSTRLEAELEEEKLIFIEGCQRDWDQLPRPGTPLTISLDGGYVHAREGNNRKAGWFEVIVGKSMQEKQKPKRFGYVTDYETKPKRKLYAMLHNQGLQLNQDITFITDGGDTVRDLPLFLSPRSDHILDWFHITMRITVIKQMAKSVMGGDLPNFEKRLDRIKWFLWHGNVFKALDILESLDFELDTEVFAEGKDAKKHKKYKLYQSVDEFYKYIEANSTFIPNYGERYRYGEAVSSAVAESTVNEMVSRRMAKKQQMRWTKEGAHALLQVRAQTLNDELSDSFKRWYPKMVQSNAISLPLAA is encoded by the coding sequence ATGAAGATTAAAATCCAGTTCGTCACTGATAGGGACAATCAAAGTATAACAGAAGATATAATTTGCCTTGAAAGACAAGAATTATCGGCAGAAACGCTGGGGCTAATCTTAATGGAAGCGAAGAAAATAACTGCAGAAATCCAGAAAAAGATGGTATACCATCAAATAAAAGACTTCGTTTCTCAAAACCGTTTTTGCTCTTGCTGTGGCACAGCCCGTTCTATTAAAGGGTATCATCCTTTAGTTTATAGAACTCTCTTTGGTAGGCTTGTCCTCAAGAGCCCCAGAGTCTTAACGTGTCAATGCCAACCCCAATCCCAGCCTCACTATAGCTTCAGCCCTTTGTGTTCTGTCTTGACAACCCACATATCTCCTGAGTTGAGTTACTTGGAGGCTAAATGGGCTTCGTTGATGTCCTATGGAATGAGTGCGAAACTTTTAGAAGAGGTTCTGCCCTTAGAAGCCCACCCTGCTTCTATCTTTACCAATCTCCAAAAGGTATCCACTCGTTTAGAAGCAGAATTGGAAGAAGAAAAACTTATCTTTATTGAAGGATGTCAACGAGATTGGGATCAGCTGCCTAGACCAGGCACTCCGCTCACCATCAGCTTAGACGGTGGCTACGTCCATGCACGAGAAGGCAATAACCGCAAAGCTGGATGGTTTGAGGTTATTGTTGGAAAGAGCATGCAGGAGAAACAAAAACCGAAAAGATTTGGATACGTCACCGATTATGAAACAAAACCCAAGCGAAAACTCTATGCCATGTTGCATAACCAAGGTCTTCAACTTAATCAGGACATCACCTTTATAACAGATGGGGGTGATACTGTTCGTGATCTTCCTCTTTTTCTAAGCCCTCGATCTGACCATATTTTAGACTGGTTTCACATAACTATGAGGATAACCGTTATTAAGCAAATGGCAAAAAGTGTCATGGGAGGAGACTTGCCAAACTTTGAAAAGAGGCTAGATAGGATAAAATGGTTTCTTTGGCATGGTAACGTTTTCAAAGCTTTAGACATCTTAGAATCTTTAGATTTTGAACTTGATACTGAGGTGTTTGCTGAGGGTAAAGACGCTAAGAAACATAAGAAATATAAGCTTTACCAGAGCGTTGACGAATTTTATAAGTACATTGAAGCGAATAGTACCTTTATTCCCAACTATGGTGAACGGTATCGTTATGGAGAAGCGGTTTCATCAGCCGTGGCGGAATCAACGGTTAATGAAATGGTTAGCAGGAGAATGGCTAAAAAGCAGCAGATGCGATGGACAAAAGAGGGAGCTCATGCCCTTCTTCAAGTGCGAGCACAAACGCTAAATGATGAACTCAGTGATTCTTTCAAAAGATGGTACCCAAAAATGGTCCAGAGTAATGCGATCTCCCTACCTTTGGCAGCGTAA